Proteins encoded by one window of Salvia splendens isolate huo1 chromosome 14, SspV2, whole genome shotgun sequence:
- the LOC121763722 gene encoding RING-H2 finger protein ATL47-like translates to MGPLVLLVIVILAIGFFLLGLLQLVIRFVMKRPSFSSISHSSRLPDAAPHTFQRQLQHLFRLHDSGLDQSLIDALPIFYYKDIIGLKEPFDCAVCLSELSFLDKLKVLPNCSHAFHVHCIETWLLSNSTCPLCRSLIGFGNYTENPLFTTCDLDHQWSSLSFPSGASPAHNGPEMSNAGTGRTLSIRLGKFRSTNEGVESEMKMQKAVTSSSIDARRCYSMGAFQYVVGDANLQVALPHGSGVATRAKARLGSDNVEADGKKIGVRSRGDSFSVSKIWLWSKKGKLTTSSQGNESIVILQVVGCVEWNLKIGISFRKKVIK, encoded by the exons ATGGGCCCACTAGTTCTCCTAGTGATAGTGATTCTTGCAATTGGCTTCTTCCTACTTGGATTGCTACAGCTTGTGATCAGGTTTGTGATGAAGAGGCCATCATTTTCCTCAATCTCACATTCCAGCAGGCTCCCTGATGCTGCTCCCCACACATTCCAGAGGCAGCTGCAGCACCTTTTCCGTCTGCACGACTCCGGCCTCGATCAGTCACTCATCGATGCTCTGCCAATTTTCTACTACAAGGACATCATAGGATTGAAGGAGCCATTTGATTGTGCTGTCTGCCTCTCTGAGTTGTCATTTCTTGACAAGCTCAAGGTCCTGCCTAACTGCAGCCATGCCTTCCACGTCCACTGCATCGAAACATGGCTGCTGTCGAACTCCACGTGCCCTCTGTGTCGAAGCCTAATCGGATTTGGGAATTATACGGAGAACCCCTTGTTCACTACTTGTGATTTGGATCACCAATGGAGCAGCTTGTCTTTCCCTAGTGGCGCGTCTCCGGCCCACAATGGGCCAGAGATGAGCAATGCTGGCACGGGCAGGACGCTCTCCATTCGCCTTGGGAAGTTTAGGAGCACTAATGAAGGGGTAGAGAGTGAAATGAAGATGCAAAAAGCGGTTACTAGCAGCAGCATTGATGCTAGGAGATGTTATTCTATGGGTGCTTTTCAATATGTTGTTGGCGATGCCAATCTTCAAGTGGCGTTGCCTCATGGCAGTGGCGTTGCAACGAGGGCTAAAGCGCGACTTGGGAGTGATAATGTGGAGGCGGATGGGAAAAAGATTGGTGTTAGGAGTAGAGGGGATAGCTTCTCTGTATCCAAGATTTGGCTATGGTCCAAGAAAGGCAAGCTCACTACTTCATCACAAGGAAATGAAAGTATAGTA ATATTACAAGTGGTTGGCTGTGTTGAATGGAATTTAAAAATTGGCATTTCTTTTAGaaagaaagtgataaagtaA
- the LOC121763736 gene encoding anaphase-promoting complex subunit 10-like encodes MAESSEGEEEGKLTGGNPQLVVDDDLRDMAKKAAWSVSSCKPGNGVSSLRDDNLDTYWQSDGAQPHLVNIQFQKKVKLQLVVLYVDFKLDESYTPSKISIRAGDGFHNLKEIKTVELVKPTGWVYISLSGTDPRETFVNTFMLQIAVLSNHLNGRDTHLRQIKVYGPRPNPIPHQPFHFTSTEFITYSILR; translated from the exons ATGGCTGAGTCGTCGGAGGGGGAAGAGGAAGGGAAGCTGACCGGAGGAAACCCGCAGCTGGTAGTGGACGATGACCTTCGCGATATGGCCAAGAAGGCGGCTTGGAGCGTCAGCTCCTGCAAGCCCGGAAACGGCGTATCTTCCCTCCGCGACGACAATCTCGACACCTACTGGCA GTCGGATGGTGCACAGCCTCATCTTGTTAACATCCAGTTCCAAAAGAAAGTTAAGCTTCAATTAGTTGTTCTGTATGTCGATTTCAAGCTTGATGAGAGCTACACTCCTAGCAAGATCTCGATTCGAGCCGGTGATGGTTTCCACAACTTGAAG GAGATAAAAACAGTGGAGCTTGTTAAACCAACTGGTTGGGTGTATATATCATTATCTGGGACTGATCCGAG GGAAACTTTTGTGAATACCTTCATGTTGCAAATTGCTGTTTTGTCAAATCATTTGAACGGAAGGGATACCCACCTGCGCCAAATCAAAGTTTATGGACCTCGACC GAATCCCATCCCCCACCAACCTTTTCATTTCACTTCGACCGAGTTCATTACTTACTCAATTCTGCGATGA
- the LOC121765953 gene encoding zinc finger MYM-type protein 1-like, whose product MEKFLKRKNLIVEGIPSIGEGASDDHSKRRHVEINLEGLPSDPGLRKNIFSYHPNDRDRIRRHYLQQGPCQPKGHDFPQKKIGNIYRRFVPKWFEEHGNWLEYSVSKDAAFCLCCYLYRPNSRAQSSGEVFVSDGYTNWKKKEKFNEHVGGPDSAHNRAWRSCEDLMKQQQHIQFAFAKQSTQARKDYRIRLTASLDCIRLLLSQGMAFRGHDESIESTNQGNFLMLLRFLAGHNDDIKKVVLNNAPGNQKMIAPDIQKDLVRACAMETTNVILHEVGEEYFSILVDESRDISVKEQMALAIRFVNSKGCVVERFIGIVHVRDTKASSLKAAIEVLFLKHNLSLSKVRGQGYDGASNMRGEFNGLKALILQENSSAYYVHCFAHQLQLALVAVAKKKPQVAAFFNLVNNITTIVGASCKRKDLLQEKQIERLLGAFDCGELSTGTGSNQERSLQRAGDTRWGSHYRSLINLSMVFTPVIEVLQIVEEDGTAEQSGDACLLLGVVPTFEFAFILHLMTTILAITNQLSLALQRKDQDIVNAMALVEVAKQHLQDMRDEGWESLISEVSIFCEKNDIEILDMKDMYKTPGRGRPQRKGEVLTNLNYFRFELFNGVIDWQLQELNNRFNEANTNLLLCVSCLSPKSSFVAFNKSKLIELAHCYPLEFSEVSFRLLDKQLETYIRDMRSHEEFSNLESIGDLSQRLVATGRHIVHPLVYLLVKLALVLPVATASVERYFSAMKIVKSRLRNKMGDSWMNDCLVTYIEREVFCKIDAERILHSFQVMRPRREQL is encoded by the coding sequence ATGGAGAAATTTCTCAAAAGAAAGAATTTAATAGTAGAAGGAATACCATCAATTGGAGAAGGAGCAAGTGATGATCACTCTAAAAGAAGACATGTGGAAATCAATTTGGAAGGCCTTCCTTCTGATCCCGGGCTTAGAAAGAATATTTTCAGTTATCATCCTAATGACCGTGATAGAATTAGAAGACATTATCTGCAACAAGGCCCGTGTCAACCGAAGGGACACGATTTTCCTCAGAAAAAAATTGGCAACATATATCGACGCTTTGTTCCAAAATGGTTTGAGGAACATGGAAATTGGTTGgaatatagtgtttcaaaagaTGCTGCATTTTGCTTGTGTTGCTATCTTTATAGGCCAAATTCTAGagcacaatcaagtggtgaagTGTTTGTATCAGATGGATATACTAAttggaagaaaaaagaaaaattcaacGAGCACGTTGGAGGTCCAGATAGTGCCCACAATAGAGCATGGAGAAGTTGTGAGGATTTGATGAAGCAACAACAACATATCCAATTTGCTTTTGCAAAGCAATCAACACAAGCACGAAAGGATTATCGCATTCGCTTGACGGCTTCACTTGATTGTATCCGTTTGCTTCTATCTCAAGGTATGGCATTCCGTGGTCACGATGAATCAATAGAGTCTACAAATCAAGGCAATTTTCTTATGCTCCTACGTTTTCTTGCCGGTCATAATGATGATATAAAGAAGGTTGTCTTGAATAATGCTCCGGGAAATCAAAAAATGATAGCTCCTGATATTCAAAAAGATCTTGTTCGTGCTTGTGCTATGGAGACAACTAATGTTATTCTTCATGAGGTAGGTGAAGAATACTTTTCTATATTAGTTGATGAATCTCGTGATATATCAGTCAAGGAACAAATGGCGCTTGCTATAAGATTTGTCAATTCAAAAGGATGTGTGGTTGAACGGTTTATTGGTATTGTTCATGTGAGAGACACCAAAGCTTCCTCATTAAAAGCAGCTATAGAAGTTTTGTTTTTGAAGCATAATTTGAGCTTGTCTAAAGTGCGAGGGCAAGGTTATGATGGAGCAAGTAACATGCGAGGTGAATTTAATGGACTCAAGGCATTGATCCTGCAAGAGAACTCTTCTGCCTATTATGTTCATTGTTTTGCTCATCAATTACAACTAGCTCTTGTTGCAGTGGCAAAGAAAAAACCACAAGTTGCTGCTTTTTTTAACTTGGTGAACAATATAACTACTATAGTTGGAGCTTCATGCAAGCGCAAAGATTTACTTCAGGAGAAGCAAATAGAAAGACTTTTGGGAGCATTTGATTGTGGTGAACTCTCAACGGGCACAGGTTCTAATCAAGAAAGAAGTCTTCAAAGAGCTGGTGATACACGTTGGGGGTCTCATTATAGGTCACTGATAAATTTGTCGATGGTGTTCACTCCAGTTATTGAGGTTCTCCAAATCGTTGAAGAAGATGGTACTGCAGAACAAAGTGGTGACGCATGTTTGTTATTAGGTGTTGTGCCAACTTTTGAGTTTGCATTCATTTTGCACTTGATGACGACAATCTTGGCAATCACGAATCAACTATCTTTGGCATTGCAAAGGAAAGATCAAGATATTGTGAATGCGATGGCCTTAGTTGAAGTAGCAAAACAACATCTACAAGATATGCGGGATGAAGGATGGGAGTCTCTGATCAGCGAAGTATCTATATTTTGTGAGAAAAATGATATTGAAATCTTAGATATGAAGGACATGTATAAGACTCCTGGTCGAGGTCGTCCTCAAAGGAAAGGTGAAGTTTTGACGAACTTGAATTATTTCAGGTTTGAGCTTTTTAATGGTGTGATCGATTGGCAACTACAAGAACTCAACAATCGCTTCAATGAGGCTAACACAAATTTGCTTCTTTGCGTGTCTTGCTTAAGCCCAAAGAGTTCCTTTGTTGCTTTTAACAAATCCAAATTGATTGAACTTGCTCATTGTTATCCTTTGGAGTTCTCTGAAGTTAGTTTTCGGTTGCTTGACAAACAACTCGAGACTTATATCCGCGACATGAGATCACATGAAGAGTTCTCAAATCTTGAAAGTATTGGAGATCTTTCTCAAAGGTTAGTTGCTACAGGAAGACATATTGTCCATCCATTGGTTTATTTGCTTGTGAAGTTGGCTTTGGTTCTACCTGTTGCGACCGCATCAGTTGAGAGGTATTTTTCGGCTATGAAAATTGTGAAAAGCCGTCTTCGTAATAAGATGGGAGACTCTTGGATGAATGATTGTTTGGTTACATATATTGAGAGAGAGGTATTTTGTAAGATTGATGCTGAAAGAATTTTGCATAGTTTTCAAGTTATGAGACCTCGTCGGGAACAATTGTAA